TATACTTATTGATAGGCACTTTATGTTCAAAATCTGGATGTCTATGAGAAAAATTTGAATGCTGTTGCCCAACGTCCACATCGATATTAGTAAAACTATACCCTTGCTGTTCCAAGGCTATCTGCAGCTCGGCTATATTGTTTCTTATGAGATCTCTTATTTGCACTGAAGGTGCAGTAATTTGAGCAGATATTATGCCATCATTTAGCACAACTCGAAGCATTACCTTTCCTAAATACTCTGGCTTCAATTGTATGTTCATGCTAGATTCATGCTTGTCCAGTACAGCTATGGCGTTATCTACCATTTGATTTATTATATGACTATCGTCTATATACTGCTGATTGCGCAATACATTGGAAAACACCTGTTGAACATTATCCTGTGCTTTTTCACGTATAATAACATTTGAGATAGTCCCTTGAACCTGCGTTAAATCATCATTTGATCTTTGGTCATCCACACTTTCTTCCAAAGTGCCTTCTCTTCCCTCTTCTGGAGCAATTTTTAAAACAATACCCTCACTAGATTGTACGCTGTTATTATTAGATGTACTATAATCATCAGCAAATACTTGAGTTTGATCTGGAGTATTAGTCGGTATCGCTTCTTCATTAGGAAATAGGGATTTTAGAGACGTAACTGCTACATTTTCATCAGTATTTTTTATACCACTAGCATTTAATTGATCTAAAACCCTATTTGACTTTTTATCACTATTTCCATTATTAACAATCATGTTTATATTTTTATCATTAAGTATAACTTCATGTGCTGCCGTTTCCATGCTAGAAAGTACATTTTTATTATCTATGTTTCTATTTTGTAGATTCTTATCATTTAAGGGACTACCTTCTTTTATATTTACATAACCTGATAACTTGGATATTAGCTCATCGAATCCATCGATATTCTCTTCCAACTTGATCAGCTTATCCATTAAATCAGGTGGTAAAGCTTCTACATCTATATCTTTTAGTATATTCTCTAAGACAAATACCTTATCATCAAATGTGTTATCAGGTATTGACATCTGATATGATTCCATCCCTTTAGATAATATTAAGCTTATATATTCAGCCATAGCCTGAAGAACAATATCTACATCATCTTTGTGCTCATCCCTATCTTTTTGATCCATAAGCTGATCAAAAATCTTTTCGAAATCATCAGATAAATTGCTTGACTTAGATACATTATGGATGGGTTGCCCTTGAGTTTTTGATACTTCGAAGCAATTAAATAGGTTTTGAGCTACTTCAATCATTTCTTTCACCTCCTTTTTAGTTAAGCATCTTTTTAATAATTACAGCTGCCTTTTTAGAATCCATGGCCTCTAAAATTTCTGCACTTTTCTGACTGTTTATGTTTTTTAATATGGTAACTACTAAATCAATATCTGAAGTATTAGATAGTATATCTGCAGCTTTATCGCTGTCCATGTTTTGATATAATTTTGCAATCTCCTTTATATCCTTTACCTCAGATGATAGTTGCTCGTGTAACTCCTGTACTTCTTTTTCCTTCTCCAAAAGATTTTGTTCCCTATCTTTTAATGCCTCTTCCCTTTGCTCCATCTCTGCTTGCGTCTCTTCAAGCTGCCTTTGTAGCAAGTTGAGCTTATCTTGCTTTGCCTGCAGATCTTCAAACTGCTGAGCTAATTGGGCGTCTTTCTTTTCTTCCTTTGACTCAGTTTGTATAAAATTAAAAACTTTTGCAGTCTTCTTTTTTATACCACCTATATCAAGTGCAAATAGTGCATAAAATACTGCCACCAGCAAAATTACTGATATAATAACAATCCATATTTTTCGTTTTTTCGGTACACTGCTATTCATATGTTCTTCCACCTTGACCTACCTTATAGGTTAATAATTCATCGATTATAGCCGCTTCTCTCTTATCCATCTGCTGACAAAACTCCACATACTGTCGATCTTTTAAATCTTTAAGCATATCTATCTCTTTAAATAGATCTATTAACTTTTCCCGTATTGCTTTTATCTGTCCTTCTGTATGCTCTATTTTTTCATACTGCACAGATATATCTTTTTCTATCATGGCATTAAAATCGCTATATGCCCTTAGGAGATTTATAGTAGCCCCATCTGATGCAAATTCATACATATTTTGTACTGACTCTTGCTTTTTTCTATTTAATCCATCTAATACATTTTGCTGCTGTTCAAGATATTCAAGCTGAATGGAAAGTTCGAAGAGCAACTGCTTTTTTTTAGCCAATTTTACATCCATTAAAGTCTGGAGAGTAAACTTAAACTTTTTCATAAATACACATCCTCTAAGACTAATTCTTACATAATTCAGCCATCTTATGAATTGTAATATCCATTTCCTGTGTTTCATCTACTTTCTGCTGCAGAAATTCATTTATGGCATTAATCTTATCCATAGCCTCGTCTACTTCCCTATTAGTTCCTCTGTGATAAGCACCTATGTTTATAAGGTCTCTAGCCTCATTATAAGCTGCCATCAATCGCTTTATATGGGATGCATCAGATAAAACTATATCAGACACTATATCCGGCATAACTCTGCTGACACTAGATAGTACATCTATGGCAGGATAGTGATTACGGTTAGCTAATGACCTGGATAATATTATATGGCCATCTAAAATTCCCCTTACTGTATCAGATATGGGTTCATTAAAGTCATCGCCATCGACTAGTACCGTATAAAGCCCGGTAATAGATCCTTTATCCGAATTACCTGCCCTCTCTAACAGTTTAGGTAGCATTGCAAATACTGAAGGAGTATACCCTCGCGCTACAGGTGGTTCCCCTATAGCCATACCTACTTCCCTTTGAGCCATAGCCAATCGAGTAAGAGAATCCATCATAAGCATAGTGTTTTTACCCTGATCTCTGAAATATTCTGCTATAGCAGTTGCTACCAATGCCCCTTTTATCCTTATAAGAGCAGGTTGATCAGATGTTGCAACTACTATTACTGATTTTTTAAGACCTTCTTCTTTTAGATCCTTTTCGATGAACTCCCTAACCTCTCGTCCACGCTCCCCTATAAGAGCTATTACATTTATATCTGCATCGGCATTCCTTGCAATCATACCCAATAGGGTACTCTTACCTACTCCACTTCCTGCAAAAATGCCCATCCTTTGACCTTGGCCACAAGTCAACAATCCATCTATTGCACGTATGCCAAATCTCAATGGTTTATGAATCCTTTGCCTCTTTAATGGATTAGGAGGTGAGTTTGAGATAGATATCCAGTCTTTAGCTTTTATTATCCCCTTCCCATCTATCGGATTGCCAAGTCCATCCAGGACTCTGCCCAATAGTTCTTTTCCTACCGGCAGCATAAATGGTTGATTGGTGGATATTACCAAACTACCTGGACCTATGCCTTTAAGTTCACCTAAAGGCATAAGAAGCACACGCTCATTTGAGAACCCTACAACTTCCGCATTTACATAGTCTTTCTGATCTAAACTATATAAATGGCATACCTCACCTAATTTAACAGCCGGTCCCCTTGACTCAACAGTAAGACCTACTACCTGCGTTACTTGACCACTAAATTCTATTGTCTGAACTTTTTTTAAGATATTACTATATTCATTAAATGAAATATGCCCATTCATATCTTATTCCCCTATTCATCCTTTTCTTGTACAGACATAATCGATAAAAAAGCTTTTTGTATCTTTGATATCTGTTTCTCAATGCTGCCATCTATGATACCTAAATCGGTATCAGCTATACAACTGCCCCTTTTTAAAAATTTATCTTCTACTATTTCCATATCTTTAACGCCGGGAACCACTGATAATAGATAATCCTTTTTAGATATAACTATAGGGTAATCATAACTACTTACCCTAAGCTTTATACAACTTGAGTTTTTGCTTTCCTCTAGTATTTTTTGAGCAAGCTTTAAAAACAGAGTCTGATCCCCTTCTAATGCACTATTTAAAACTTTTGTTGCTATATCTATAGACAGTCGCACCATATCATTCTCGCATGTCTTATATAATGCTCGCTTTTCCTGTTGGAAATCTTCATAGAGTTTATCTAACTTATTAAATTTATTCTGGAACTGTGCCTCTGCCTCAGCTTTTCCCTTTTCATAACCTGCTTTATAACCATCTTCAAGCCCTTCATTATATCCCTTTTCATAACCTTCTCTTTTGCTTGTTTTCATAATATCATGTGCTTGTTTGGCAGCATCAACCAGTATAGCATCGGCATTTCGATTTGCTTTGTCTAACATATTTTTAATTTTGATTTCAGCTGCCCTATAGCTAAAATCAGATATGGAATCATCCTTATCTACTTTTTCATCATTTAGATCTGTATATAAAGGCATATATTGATTTTTTAGCAATACTGTTTCTCCATTATTTATAACAGCATTTTTATATTTTAATACATTAGACAATTACCTCATCTCCTCCCCCGCGGGCTATTACAATTTCGCCTGCATCTTCAAGCCGCCTTATTATATTAACAATCCTCTGTTGTGCTTCCTCTACATCGCGAAGCCTCACAGGGCCCATAAATTCAATATCTTCTTTAATCATCTCTTGCAGACGTTTTGACATATTAGAAAATATAACCTTACTTACATCGGAACTAGAACCCTTGAGGGCAAGCGCTAAATCATTGTTATCAACTTCCCGAAGGAACCTTTGTATGGATCTATTATCCAGGGTAACAATATCTTCAAATACAAACATACGCTTTTTAATCTCTTCGGCCAATTCGCTATTTTTTATCTCTAAAGTCTCCATTATATGCTTTTCAGTACCCCTATCTACAGACAAGAGTATATCAACTACGCTTTGTACTCCTCCTGCAGTAGTAAAATCAGATGTTACCATAGAAGATAACTTTTTCTCTAGCACTCTCTCCACATCCTTTACTACATCAGGAGATGTACGATCCATAAGGGCAATCCTCGACGCAACATCTGATTGTTTTTCAGGTGGTAGAGCAGACAATATAGCTGCTGACTGCTGAGGACTAAGATATGCCAATATAAGAGCAATTGTTTGAGGATGTTCATCTTGAATAAAATTCAAAAGTTGAGAAGGATCTGCCTTTCTGGCAAAGTCAAAAGGCCTTACCTGCAAAGAAGATGTTAGCTTGTTTATAAGCTCTACAGCCTTTTCATTGCCAAGAGCCCTCTCCAATACTTCTTTAGCATATCCTATACCACCTTCAGCTATATAGTTTTGAGCCAGACACATATCATAAAACTCCTCTAATACCGTATCCTTTGTTTCAGGCTCTACCTTCCTCATATTAGCTATTTCAAGTGTTAATTGTTCTATCTCATCTTCGTTTAAATATTTATATATTTCAGATGCACTGTTTGATCCTAATGTAATCAACAGTATGGCTGCCTTTTCTCTACCACTCAATTCTCCCTTATTTCTAACTGACATATCAAGTATCCCTCACTTTTAATCCTCATTAAGCCAATTTCTAAGCAGCTGAGCCACTGCATCCGGACGTTGGGATGCAAGCTTTTCCAGCTGAACCTTTACCTGATTTTGTTCAGTAGCTTCTAGATCAATCTCAGGCACCTGCTGCTCTTCATCTTGCTCCTTCTGCTCTGCTTCCTGTTCCATCTGTTGTTCTATAAGCTCTTCCTCAACCCTTTTTCTTCTTCTCATTATTATAATTAATGCCATTATTAATACAGCTGCAATTGTAGCTATAATACCTAGCATCATTGGACTAAGGGTCTTGTTAGACTGTTCTTTTTGATTAAAGGCATCTAATATATCCTGCTTCATAGAATCATCAAATTTCATACTATACACTGTCACCCGTTCTGGATCTGTGCCTACAGCATTGGTAACCAGCTCTTTTACCTGATTCAATGTCTGCATATTTAATTGCTCATTATCAATAATAACTGAAATAGACAAATCCTCAATTTTACCCTGCTGTTCTTCAATCTTTTCTTTTATTTCATTTACTTCATAATTGGTAGTTACTTGGTTTTTATCATATGTACCTTGTTCACCTTCCTGAAGCTCAGGATATTGAGTTGTATTATTGGTCTCCCCTGCAACTCCACCAGCAGCTCCATTTTGAACCTTTTCCTTTAGCTCTTCTCTGCTAACTACTATCCCTTGATCATCTATAACTGGTTGAAAAGTAACAGATTCGGTAGTTTTTTTATCAAAATTTAATTTAACATTTACTGTAGCAGCTACTTTCTTATATCCAAATACAGGTTCTAGTAAATCCGTAACCTGCTTTTTTAATTCTTGTTGCAATTGCTTTTGTAAATCAAAATTACTACCTAGAATATTGTAGTCTTCATTACCTTCATGATTTAGTACATTTGCATTCGTATCAAGTATTGTGATATCCTCTTCTTTTAATCCTGGTACGCTTTTGGCCACTAAGTGTTCAATATTTTTCGCCTGTTCCAGGGTTATTTCACTTCTAGGATCTAACTTTACTATGACTGAAGCAGTAACTGGAATCTGCTCACTTTTAAGAACAAATGAATCGGTTTTCGGCATACTTATGGTCACTATGGCATCTTCAACGCCTTTAAGCATTTTTATTGAACTTGCAAGCCTTTCTTGCAGTTGAAATGTCAAAATAGCCTGCCTATCTTCGTCCGTCTGTCCGAAATTACCTTTTGAAAAAAAGAGGTCATAATTAAAACCTGATTTAGGATAACCCTGCTGCGTCAGCTCCATCCTAATATCTGCCTCTTTTTCTTTTGGAACCATTATAGTTGACGTTCCTTCTATCTTTGGTTCAACCTTCATTTCTTTTAATTTTTCATATACCTCTGCCGATTCTTGTGCATCTAGCTGGCTGTATAACACCACATATTCTGTTCTATTAAGCATTATAATTGCAATTATTACTATAGTGATGCATATAGCGACCGTAATTATAAAATTTCTTTTTTGATTTTTTTCTAGTTTTGTCCAAAATTCGTTTAACTGTCTTTTTATAGAACCCAATCCCTCTGGCATCTTATCCCCACTTTCACACGACAAAAGTACCCAAAAATGTGGGAAAACCCCACAAATCCGAATATCAAACATTTTTATTATATAATATTTAAATTTCCAGCGGAATGAGCCTTTCGACCTATTTAGCCATTAAACTCGGTTTTACAACTGCATTCGCATAATTTCCTGGTAAGCCTCTATTACCTTGTTCCGCACCTGCACTGTAAACTGCAATGCTATATCGGCCTTTTCAGCATCAATCATCACCTTATGTAAACTATCTATTTGACCAGTAGATAATAAATTGTTATTTTGATAATCTGTAGACTGCAAAGCTTTAAGTTCACCAACAGCTTGTCCAAGCATATCTTTAAAACTAGTAATGTTAGCAATTTTCTCTCCTCTGCCTACAGACCATTTTGTAGAATTTTGTAGAGATATATCATCAATCCTCAAAGCTACTACCTCCTTATCTGCCTATTTCCAGTGCCTTCATAGCCATCGTCTTTGTAGCATTAAATGCTGTTACATTGGCCTCAAACGATCTTGTAGCGGACATCATATCCACCATCTCCTTTAATGTATCCACGTTTGGAAGCTCTACATATCCGTCTTCATTGGCATCTGGATGACTTGGGTTATATACCCTTTTAAACGGTGTAGGATCTTTTGAAATGTGCACTGCCTTGACACCAGTACCTGAAAATTGCTGGCTAGTTTCATTTAGGTATTCTCCAAATGACTTTGTTTTTGATCGTTCCTGTACTACTACTAAATTTCTACGATATGGTGTTCCTTCCTCAGTTCTGGTAGTATTTGCATTTGCAATATTTTGGGAAATTACGTCCATGCGAAGTCTCTCAACTGTAAGCCCTGAAGCACTTATATCAAATGGTTGTAAAAAATTCATCGTCACCGTCTCCCTTCACTTATTACCATCTTTAGCCTTTGAAACTCTTTAGATGCTTTTAATCTAAGAGCATCGTAGTATATGGTGTTTTTAGCAAGTTCACTCATCTCCACATCTATATCCACATTGTTCCCGTCCATTCTCATCTTTGTACCATAGGTATTTTTTATTTTAGGAGCTGAATGTTGTATATCCATATGGCCAATATCCATATGCTTTTCCCGTGTTTTTATCCCCTTTATACCTTGTACATCCAGTGCCTGCTTTAACTCATCGGCAAAGGCAACATCTTTTCTTTTGTACATTGGGGTATCTTCATTAGCTATATTATTTGCTATTATCTGATTTCTCAGCCATGAGCCATCTAGAGCCTTTTCCAAAGTAGCCGTTCTAAAAAACATACCATTTTCCATATTAATATACTACCTCCTTTCTTTATGTATAAAAAATATCATTTTCAACATATATCGACTACATTTTACCTTTTATATATAATTAAAACATATTTTCCACCAAAAAGCAATGAATAAAAATAGAACCCCGAAGGGTTCTATTATTCTAAATCAGATTCCATTATTTCACTTATGGCTTCAAATACGCTATCAAGCTCATCATCATCATCTATAGTAACATATATATCCTCATCATTTTCATCTTGCTCTATCCTAAGAATTACTATGCCATCATCGTCTTCTTCATCAACTGGCCCTAAAACTATATAATCATGTGCCCCATACTCAAGAGTCATAATATATTCAAACTGTACTATATCATCATTTTCATCTACAAGCTCTATTATGTTATCCTGCTCTACCATGATAATTATTCTTCCTTTCTCTTATTATTTAAATAATCAAGGTATCCCTGAAGAATAAGCATAGCCGCCATTTTATCAACTTTTTTTTTGCGCTTCCTTCTACTCATATCGGCTTCAATCATAATCTTGTGAGCGGATACTGTAGTAAGTCTCTCATCCCAATAGACAATTTCTGTTTCTAGATTGTCTTTTAACATATTCCCAAATTGAATTACTTTCTCACTTTGGGGACCAAGCGTGCCATTCATATTTTTAGGGAGACCTAGAACTATACTTTCCGGCTTATACATCTCAACCATTTTAGATATCTTCTTTATGTCAGTCTCATCATCCTTACGTTCTATGGTTCCGATACCCTGAGCTGTCCAGCCCAGTTGGTCGCTTACAGCCACTCCAATCCATCTATCTCCTACATCCATGGACAAAATCCTCAACAACTTTTCCTCCTAAACTAATATAACCGTGCAGCCGATTATTTATGAATAAAACTACAATAGCCATACAATACTTACCCTTAAATATATCAAGTAGTAAAGATAGGATATCTGTAGTATTATAAATCTTTAATATTTTGCTCCATATAATACCGTATTAATTCTTCCAGAAGCTCGTCCCGTTCCAAACGTCTAATTAATGAACGTGCATTGTTATGGCTAGTAATATAAGTAGGATCACCAGATATAAAATATCCTACCAGCTGATTAATAGGATCATATCCCTTTTCCCTCAGTGCATCGAATACCTTTAGGAGTATATCATGTGGCGTATCTGATATATCTTTTGCAATTCTAAACTGCACAGTTTCCTGACGATCACGATCCATAAAACATACCTACTTTCCAATATCTACTTAATATCTATAATACTTCATTTATTGGTTTTTTTCAAACATTAAATTTAATTATTATTGTTTTTGTTTTTATTAAGCTAACTGGGTTGCCAATATTTTTTCTACATATTCCAATGCTTTATCAACCTTACTTGGATCTTTGCCTCCCGCCTGAGCCATATCGGGTCTTCCACCCCCGCCTCCTCCGGCCACTTTTGCAACTTCCCTTATGAGATTACCAGCATGAATACCTTGTTTGACAACATCCTTTGTAGCTGCGGCAACAAAAAACACCTTGGATCCTTGAGTTGAAGCCAATACCACAATACCTGAACCTAATTTATCCCGCAAAACATCCGCCATTTTTCTTAGCCCATCCATATCCTGTTCATCAAGTTTAACTGCTATATAACTTATACCGTTTACCTCTTTCTTATGCTTCAGTATATCATCCAAAGAATTGATGGCAAGCTTACTCCTAAGCATATCTATCTCCCTTTGCTTATCCTTTATCTGCCCAATTAGCATATCGATTCTTTTAGGTAAGTCCTGTGTGCTAGTCTTTAATTCTACAGTCATCTCTTTAAGTATATCATCAAGCCTTACCATATGCATATAGGCATTCATGCCTGTTATTGCTTCTATCCTTCTAATACCTGCAGCAACACCAGACTCACCTAATATCTTAAATACTCCCGCCTGGGCAGTATTTTTAAGGTGTGTACCACCACATAATTCTATGCTAAAATCATCTATTTTAACTACCCTTACTATATCGCCATATTTTTCGCCAAATAATGCTGTAGCCCCCATATGCTTTGCATCATCAAAAGATGTTTCAATTGTCTCTACATCCATAGATTCCAGTATTTTTTCATTTACTATCTTCTCTACCTTTGCCAATTCCTCGTCGCTAAGGGGTGCAAAATGAGAAAAATCAAATCTAAGTTTATCTGGAGCAACAAAGGACCCTGACTGCTCTACATGATTCCCTAGCACCTCTCTTAAAGCTTTATGCAAAAGATGGGTACATGTATGATTTCTAGTAGCTGCCATTCGTAGATTCTTATCTACTTTTGCCGTTACTTCTTCACAAGTAGATATGGTACCTTCTACTACTTTACCTTTGTGAATAATACGATTCCCATATATCTTTTGTGTATCTTCAACAACTATTTTCCCATTATCACCTTTTATTATGCCCTTATCTCCTACCTGGCCTCCACTTTCTCCATAAAAAGGTGTTTTATCTAACAATAGAATCACATTGTCATCTTTTTCAGCCTTTTCGCAAAGTTCATTATCCTTTATTATATTAATCACTTTACTTTTAGTTTCAAGAACATCATAACCCTTAAAAGCAGTAGAAATATCAGTATCTATTACATCATATAAATTATCTTCTGTTCCCATATAATTAGTCTCATGCCTAGCAGACCTCGCCCGTTCACGTTGAATTTCCATTTCTTTTTTAAAACTTGACTCATCAACGTCCATGTTATGCTCTGCAAGTATCTCCTTTGTTAGATCCAATGGGAAACCATAGGTATCATATAATCTAAATGCCCTTTCTCCGTCTAATTGATGTATATTATTTTTATCCATATCTTCTATAAATGTCTGTAGTATGGATAAACCTTGATCTATGGTTTGATCAAAGCGCTCCTCTTCCATCTCGATTACCTTTAATATATAATCTCTTTTTTCCTTAAGCTCAGGATACGCCTTATGTGACTCCCTTATTGCAATATCAGCTATCTGACTCAAAAAGGGCCTATCTATACCAAGCAATTTGCCATGCCTTGCCGCACGTCTAAGCAGTCTTCTAAGTACATAGCCTCTTCCTTCATTAGAAGGAAGAATACCATCTGATATCATAAAAATAGTCCCACGAATATGATCAGTTATTACTCTTAAGGAAATATCTGTCTTTTTGTTCTGCCCATATTGTACTCTTGCTATGTCACTAACTCCCTCCATGATCTTCCTTATAGTGTCTACTTCAAATAGAGAATCTACCCCCTGCATAATTGCAGCGATCCTCTCCAATCCCATACCCGTATCTATATTGGGATGTGACAGTCTAGTATAATTGCCTTCTTCATCCTTGTTAAATTGTGTAAAAACCAGATTCCAAAATTCTACAAATCTATCACAATCGCATCCTATAGCACAATCTTCCTTGCCGCATCCCTTATCTGGCCCCCTATCAAAGTATATCTCAGAACATGGACCACAAGGGCCTACGCCTATTTCCCAAAAATTATCCTCCTTACCCATACGCACAATACGCTCAGCAGGAACACCTATTTTATCATGCCAAATATCAAATGCTTCGTCATCGTCTTGGTAAATTGTAACCCATAATTTGTCTACAGGTAGTTTCAAATCTTCAGTAATGAACTCCCATGCCCAACTAATAGCCTCTTCCTTAAAATAATCTCCAAAAGAGAAATTACCTAGCATTTCAAAGAATGTACCATGTCTAGCAGTTATACCTACTCTTTCAATGTCTGGAGTTCGAATACATTTTTGGCATGTAGTAACTCGCTTCTTTGGAGGTACTTCCTGCCCCGTAAAATATGGTTTAAGAGGCGCCATACCTGCGTTTATCAATAATAAACTTTTATCGCTTTTAGGTACAAGCGAAAAACTAGGAAGTACCAAATGTTCCTTACCCTCAAAAAATCTTAAAAATCTCTCTCTTACCTCGTTTAATCCCAGTTGTTCCATAAGAATTCCCTCCGTTTTTTGCTGCCAATTTTAAAGAATAAGCGCCCCATTCCTATTTGGAAGGGACGCACACATATGTGCTAATTGATTTTACCGAAACACTCACTCTAAACTGAATTATATAAAAGCTAGTTATATTTGTCAATATAAATAAAAATGATCTACAATTCACAATATGGACTATATTGGTATAAAACTTAAGTAGGCTTATGCTATACTCCTAGAAATTATTTTAACCTATAGAAACAATACTCCTATATAAATTTTTAAGTATTATTCTAAGTGTAAGCATAACAGGTATAGCTAGGAACATGCCCCCTATCCCAAAGAATAAACCACCTATCCACAAACCTAATATTATATATACGGGATGTATCTCCATATGATGCCCCATCATCTTAGGCGTTATTACATTACCCTCTAGCTGTTGCACTATAATAACTACTATAATAGTCCATACAAATTTCTGGGGACTGCTTAACAATGACATTATAGCCGCAGGAATAGCCCCTAAGACCGGTCCAAAATATGGTATTATCTCAAATATTCCGCAAATAAGACCTAGCACCAGCGCATATGGAAGCCTTATTATCAAAAACCCTATAGTGGAAAATATACCTATTATCAATGATATAAAGAGCTGTACCCTTATAAACTGTCTAAGTACCATATGTATCTCTGATACCATTTGTATAATATTCGGTCTCCATTTATATGGAAGAATATTTATGCTAATTTCCTTAAAATGCTCTCTATCCTTTAAAAAATAATAGCTTATAATAGGTACCATAAATAATTCACCGATATGCATTATCCTGTCTATTATGTTACTTACAAATGAGGTAATCCCTCCAATGATTTTTGCTTGTAGCTTTTGTATATACTGATGTATGCTAAGCATTAAAGTATCTGGTAAATCTATTTTTTCAAATTTAAGCTGCAAGTTTTCTATAAAATCTTGTATTTGCAATGTAAACTTAGGAAGATTCTTTATAAATGTGTTAAACTCTCGCCCTAGAATGGGCATGAACAATAAGATAAACAATATAAATACAAGTGCTATGGTAATAAATAATACAAGTGCTGCCAAATATGAAGGCATCTTTTTCTCTAATGGCTCAACTAACGGTACTAGAATATACGCTAATGCAGCAGAATAAAAGATTATCTTAAGTACACTTATAACCTTCGTCCATTTCCATATTATTATACTGCCTAAAATTATTATTACCAATAAGAACAATACAATATTTCCCCATTTAATTTTCCTTTGCATATTTTATTTCCTTTATCTTAACAAATTGAAAAGGGACATAAGTCCCTTCTATTTTTTTAACGTTATACGATAAAATCCATCTACTATATTTCTCCCGCCATCAAGTATCCTTCTCCTTGTTCTTTTATCCAAACGGGGCATTA
This region of Xylanivirga thermophila genomic DNA includes:
- the fliF gene encoding flagellar basal-body MS-ring/collar protein FliF, translating into MPEGLGSIKRQLNEFWTKLEKNQKRNFIITVAICITIVIIAIIMLNRTEYVVLYSQLDAQESAEVYEKLKEMKVEPKIEGTSTIMVPKEKEADIRMELTQQGYPKSGFNYDLFFSKGNFGQTDEDRQAILTFQLQERLASSIKMLKGVEDAIVTISMPKTDSFVLKSEQIPVTASVIVKLDPRSEITLEQAKNIEHLVAKSVPGLKEEDITILDTNANVLNHEGNEDYNILGSNFDLQKQLQQELKKQVTDLLEPVFGYKKVAATVNVKLNFDKKTTESVTFQPVIDDQGIVVSREELKEKVQNGAAGGVAGETNNTTQYPELQEGEQGTYDKNQVTTNYEVNEIKEKIEEQQGKIEDLSISVIIDNEQLNMQTLNQVKELVTNAVGTDPERVTVYSMKFDDSMKQDILDAFNQKEQSNKTLSPMMLGIIATIAAVLIMALIIIMRRRKRVEEELIEQQMEQEAEQKEQDEEQQVPEIDLEATEQNQVKVQLEKLASQRPDAVAQLLRNWLNED
- the fliE gene encoding flagellar hook-basal body complex protein FliE — translated: MRIDDISLQNSTKWSVGRGEKIANITSFKDMLGQAVGELKALQSTDYQNNNLLSTGQIDSLHKVMIDAEKADIALQFTVQVRNKVIEAYQEIMRMQL
- the flgC gene encoding flagellar basal body rod protein FlgC — encoded protein: MNFLQPFDISASGLTVERLRMDVISQNIANANTTRTEEGTPYRRNLVVVQERSKTKSFGEYLNETSQQFSGTGVKAVHISKDPTPFKRVYNPSHPDANEDGYVELPNVDTLKEMVDMMSATRSFEANVTAFNATKTMAMKALEIGR
- the flgB gene encoding flagellar basal body rod protein FlgB; the encoded protein is MENGMFFRTATLEKALDGSWLRNQIIANNIANEDTPMYKRKDVAFADELKQALDVQGIKGIKTREKHMDIGHMDIQHSAPKIKNTYGTKMRMDGNNVDIDVEMSELAKNTIYYDALRLKASKEFQRLKMVISEGRR
- a CDS encoding DUF1292 domain-containing protein, yielding MVEQDNIIELVDENDDIVQFEYIMTLEYGAHDYIVLGPVDEEDDDGIVILRIEQDENDEDIYVTIDDDDELDSVFEAISEIMESDLE
- the ruvX gene encoding Holliday junction resolvase RuvX, with the translated sequence MRILSMDVGDRWIGVAVSDQLGWTAQGIGTIERKDDETDIKKISKMVEMYKPESIVLGLPKNMNGTLGPQSEKVIQFGNMLKDNLETEIVYWDERLTTVSAHKIMIEADMSRRKRKKKVDKMAAMLILQGYLDYLNNKRKEE
- a CDS encoding IreB family regulatory phosphoprotein, with translation MDRDRQETVQFRIAKDISDTPHDILLKVFDALREKGYDPINQLVGYFISGDPTYITSHNNARSLIRRLERDELLEELIRYYMEQNIKDL